The Erinaceus europaeus chromosome 16, mEriEur2.1, whole genome shotgun sequence genome includes a window with the following:
- the LOC132533334 gene encoding histone H2A-Bbd type 1-like codes for MSGKRRCSYSRKNKKQILSRSSRAELQFPVSRVDRLLREGHNAYRLCSSTPVFLAGVLEYLTSNILELAGKEAHKSHRMRITPEHVERAVDGNQHLSYLFDEDNTNHTEMLQARKN; via the coding sequence ATGTCTGGGAAAAGAAGGTGCAGCTACTCCCGTAAGAATAAGAAACAGATCCTCTCCCGGTCCTCAAGAGCAGAGCTACAGTTCCCAGTCAGCCGTGTAGACCGCCTCCTGCGAGAGGGACACAATGCCTACCGCCTATGTTCATCCACTCCTGTGTTTCTTGCTGGAGTGCTCGAGTATCTGACATCCAACATCCTTGAGCTGGCAGGCAAGGAGGCCCACAAGAGCCACAGGATGCGCATCACCCCAGAACATGTGGAAAGGGCAGTGGATGGGAACCAGCACCTGAGCTACCTCTTTGATGAGGATAACACAAATCATACTGAGATGCTCCAAGCCAGGAAGAACTGA